One genomic segment of Zymoseptoria tritici IPO323 chromosome 5, whole genome shotgun sequence includes these proteins:
- a CDS encoding putative ABC transporter (ABC transporter, ABC-B family, MDR (II.2) type. TC3.A.1.201. In the yeasts S. cerevisiae and S. pombe these transporters are involved in secretion of mating pheromone.In other fungi they function as MDR transporters. Shows sequence similarity to AtrH of E. nidulans. ...): protein MTDTKQTDRQRHKRQGSDDSAAKSSEESFAASSPASGDKRKKAQWRSLFVFTTRSHIPVLSVGVITSIAAGATGPAQTKVIGWLYQGFTDYAQGTIDGDEFMRKELKYVLYLTLIGIVSCILHSVDFAAWLAFGELQAKSARDRLFHGLLDKEIEWYDMRKNGIGAMLPRLQAQIRELQLAVAQPMSSLFTLSATAILSLIQAFVVSWDLTLVTLATVPLILGLVIWCSHGMEKNISKQEECLTEAQKYTTSAFASIETVKCFNGQEIEAEKYSARVQQAAQWYAWVAHASALQMSLVVLLSVSMFVQGFYYGGVLVRKGTLNSGDVITTFFSAVGAFQAIQGIIPQMIVFEKGRAAGSTLRTIMAQVLKDPSTKSSNGQLCPETCIGDIDVKDLTFAYPTRPDLPALRNVTMFLKGGDFTFLIGRSGSGKSTIGQLLMRFYTAPHGQISIDGRSLDSLDTNWVRSNITLVEQTSLLFNDSVYRNIAFGAIDYTNKTRAEVMEAAEFALLQLMITDLPQGLDTPVGFKGGSMSGGQRQRMALARARLRDTPILILDESTSALDHISRTLMMEAIRLWRKGKTTIVITHDIGQILPDDYMYLLEDGAVVQEGHRKHLEKLKSGPFQGFLSESQKALVSPFEDDAEDEDDSDSEDDGTRGTSLYSFAMFADDTRIDPFEAELYAGESTKATNQVPSVFKDGSPLLGMRSYANNGGPTSAFASPWLRSSTLEPLGPSKKPRPASRIGPVRPLSGTAESPTSPRRHTQVFEKLVADTGEFAANARRGSFGVARVRRPVEAQEQVKPAIDDEDNGWTPEDDDEDEGEFFSKKEKKTLTIIFKTLWPSLGLKARVYLVLGFWGATVHAIGTPIFAFFISKLLETYNAPGGDTKGALLWSMMVVVIAFIDATHTYMFRFLLEVVSQAWVDSLRDDAYARILDQKREFFEMEQNGVSRLTEGLDRNAEEMRNLVGRFAALVWVAFTMISVTIIWSLVVSWKITLIALAVTPYIWGVTQAFAHVSDKWEHLSNNAAEVAGAIFNETFTNIKTVRALTLETHFLAKYSRATNNALRVGVKRSLYTGLFYGLSDSAGEFSVALIFFVGVKFVRSGTSVTDVIMVFTLLIFTIGNVSAVLAYIPQLGSSKDTAMRLMRLANLPKDSHEHQGDTRIVTVGDIVFDDLIFAYPTRPEQIVLKNISFRLHPSTTTAIVGGSGSGKSTIANLLVDLYNTSSVPGWKTGDLTFGGRDMRNIYTPSLRSLIVTVSQTPTLFAASAAENIAYGLAADSRDNTPESIADAARRAGIHDFIVSLPQGYDTPIGEGGLGLSGGQAQRVSIARALVRKPSVLILDEATSALDVESANLVRQTIRNLVQDHGRDMTVVIITHHRDMMEMAERIVVMNQGRIVQEGTFDELAAVEGPLTQLLSGGEWAGGIPARTIKTKKAKRRSTPMLNNVRWSRQPSSASRFSLARQSSSGRLARHTLTLRRLDRNEE, encoded by the coding sequence ATGACGGACACCAAACAGACAGATCGGCAGCGGCATAAGCGGCAAGGATCGGACGACAGCGCAGCCAAGTCAAGCGAAGAATCGTTCGCAGCGTCCAGCCCAGCCAGTGGCGATAAGCGGAAAAAGGCGCAATGGCGGtcgctcttcgtcttcacgACTCGAAGCCACATCCCCGTGCTCAGTGTTGGCGTCATAACATCCATAGCGGCCGGCGCAACTGGTCCTGCACAGACCAAAGTCATCGGATGGTTGTATCAAGGCTTCACGGATTATGCCCAAGGGACGATTGACGGCGATGAATTCATGCGAAAGGAGCTGAAGTATGTTCTATACCTGACACTCATCGGCATCGTCAGCTGCATTCTTCACAGCGTCGACTTTGCGGCATGGCTGGCCTTCGGAGAATTGCAGGCGAAGAGCGCGCGCGATCGACTGTTCCACGGCTTGCTCGACAAGGAGATCGAATGGTATGACATGCGCAAGAATGGCATCGGAGCCATGCTGCCTCGTCTGCAGGCGCAAATCCGAGAGCTCCAACTCGCGGTGGCCCAGCCAATGTCTTCGCTATTCACACTGAGCGCGACTGCAATTCTATCACTTATCCAGGCTTTTGTCGTTTCCTGGGACCTCACGCTGGTCACACTTGCGACCGTTCCTCTGATCTTAGGCCTGGTCATTTGGTGCTCGCACGGCATGGAGAAGAACATCTCCAAACAAGAAGAGTGCCTCACCGAGGCGCAGAAATACACGACCAGCGCATTTGCGTCCATCGAGACCGTCAAATGCTTCAACGGCCAAGAGATTGAGGCCGAGAAATACAGCGCTAGGGTGCAACAGGCCGCGCAATGGTACGCATGGGTGGCGCATGCCAGTGCTCTCCAGATGTCTCTCGTGGTATTGCTCTCGGTGTCAATGTTCGTGCAAGGCTTCTACTATGGTGGAGTCCTCGTTCGCAAGGGAACACTGAACTCCGGCGATGTCATCACCACCTTCTTCTCTGCCGTCGGCGCCTTCCAGGCGATTCAAGGCATCATCCCTCAGATGATTGTCTTTGAAAAAGGTCGCGCAGCCGGCTCAACTTTGCGGACCATCATGGCTCAAGTCCTCAAGGACCCTAGCACGAAAAGCTCCAATGGCCAACTTTGTCCTGAGACTTGCATTGGCGATATCGATGTCAAAGACCTGACGTTTGCCTATCCGACCCGACCAGATCTGCCCGCGCTGAGAAATGTGACTATGTTCCTCAAGGGTGGCGATTTTACGTTCCTCATCGGGAGAAGCGGCTCCGGCAAGAGCACTATTGGACAGCTATTAATGCGCTTCTACACTGCGCCTCATGGCCAGATCTCTATCGACGGCCGGTCGTTGGATTCGCTCGACACGAATTGGGTGCGGTCTAACATTACGCTCGTCGAGCAAACGAGTCTGCTTTTCAACGATTCGGTCTATCGAAACATCGCCTTCGGAGCGATAGACTACACGAACAAGACCAGAGCAGAAGTCATGGAAGCTGCAGAGTTTGCACTTCTTCAGCTGATGATCACCGATCTACCTCAAGGACTTGACACTCCAGTGGGATTCAAAGGTGGGTCAATGTCTGGCGGGCAGCGTCAGCGCATGGCCctggcgagggcgaggttgCGAGACACACCAATCCTAATACTCGATGAATCTACGAGCGCTCTGGATCACATCAGCCGGACGCTGATGATGGAGGCCATTCGATTGTGGCGAAAGGGTAAGACCACGATTGTCATCACTCACGACATCGGGCAAATTCTGCCAGATGACTACATGTATCTTCTCGAGGACGGCGCAGTAGTGCAAGAAGGTCATCGGAAGCACCTGGAGAAGCTGAAGTCGGGACCATTTCAAGGCTTTCTATCAGAGTCACAGAAGGCTCTCGTCTCACCATTCGAAGATgacgccgaagacgaagacgattcTGACTCGGAAGATGACGGTACGCGAGGCACGTCTTTATACTCCTTTGCGATGTTTGCGGACGATACCCGCATAGATCCTTTCGAAGCTGAATTGTACGCTGGAGAGAGCACCAAGGCAACGAACCAAGTACCTTCTGTATTTAAGGACGGCAGTCCGCTGCTTGGTATGCGGTCTTATGCGAACAATGGCGGCCCGACATCAGCCTTTGCATCACCTTGGCTGCGCTCCAGCACACTTGAGCCATTGGGTCCGAGTAAGAAACCCCGACCAGCATCTCGAATCGGTCCGGTCAGGCCTCTTTCTGGGACCGCTGAAAGTCCGACCAGCCCTCGACGGCACACGCAGGTCTTCGAGAAGCTTGTTGCGGACACTGGTGAATTTGCGGCGAATGCCAGGCGAGGCTCGTTTGGTGTAGCAAGAGTACGCCGTCCGGTCGAAGCCCAGGAACAGGTCAAGCCGgccatcgacgacgaggacaatGGTTGGACACcggaagacgatgatgaggatgaaggcgAGTTCTTCtcgaagaaagagaagaagactCTCACAATCATCTTCAAGACCTTGTGGCCGAGTCTCGGCTTGAAAGCGAGAGTTTACCTGGTCCTAGGATTCTGGGGAGCCACGGTCCACGCCATTGGCACTCCCATCTTTGCGTTCTTCATCTCGAAGCTGCTCGAGACGTATAATGCTCCTGGTGGCGACACGAAGGGCGCGCTACTgtggtcgatgatggtggtTGTGATTGCCTTCATCGACGCAACACATACCTACATGTttcgcttcctcctcgaagtcGTCAGTCAAGCCTGGGTCGACTCTCTCCGCGACGATGCATATGCTCGGATTCTCGACCAGAAGCGAGAGTTCTTCGAGATGGAACAGAATGGTGTTTCGCGTTTGACCGAGGGTTTGGATCGCAATGCCGAAGAGATGCGCAATCTTGTCGGTCGTTTCGCTGCTCTGGTTTGGGTGGCCTTTACGATGATTTCAGTCACGATTATCTGGTCTCTTGTCGTGTCGTGGAAGATTACTCTCATTGCGCTGGCTGTGACTCCATACATATGGGGCGTCACGCAGGCCTTTGCACACGTGAGTGACAAATGGGAGCACTTGAGCAACAATGCTGCAGAGGTCGCTGGAGCCATCTTCAACGAGACGTTCACCAACATCAAGACCGTGCGGGCGTTGACCCTGGAGACACATTTTCTGGCGAAATACTCAAGAGCCACCAACAACGCATTGAGGGTTGGTGTGAAGCGATCGCTCTACACTGGTCTCTTCTATGGACTTTCTGACTCCGCTGGTGAGTTCAGCGTTGCGCtgatcttcttcgtcggagtGAAGTTTGTTCGTTCAGGCACATCTGTGACTGATGTGATCATGGTCTTCACGCTGCTCATCTTCACGATTGGCAACGTCAGCGCCGTCCTTGCATACATTCCACAACTGGGCTCCTCCAAGGATACGGCCATGCGTCTTATGCGTCTCGCAAACCTCCCAAAAGACTCCCATGAGCACCAGGGAGACACACGGATTGTGACAGTCGGCGACATCGTTTTCGACGACCTGATCTTTGCCTATCCGACACGACCGGAGCAGATCGTACTCAAGAACATCAGTTTTCGCCTCCATCCAAGTACAACGACGGCCATCGTTGGAGGTTCAGGTTCCGGTAAGTCGACGATTGCAAACCTTCTCGTGGATCTCTACAACACATCCTCAGTCCCAGGCTGGAAAACAGGCGATCTCACCTTCGGCGGCCGCGACATGCGAAATATCTACACCCCATCTCTCCGCTCCCTGATTGTCACCGTCTCGCAAACACCTACCTTGTTCGCCGCCAGCGCGGCCGAGAACATCGCATATGGTCTTGCAGCCGATTCTCGCGACAACACACCGGAGAGCATCGCGGACGCCGCCCGTCGGGCTGGTATTCACGACTTCATCGTATCGCTACCTCAAGGCTACGATACACCCATCGGTGAAGGCGGTCTCGGGCTATCTGGAGGTCAAGCGCAGCGAGTCTCTATCGCTCGTGCACTCGTTCGTAAGCCATCGGTGCTCATTCTGGACGAAGCCACCTCCGCGTTGGATGTTGAATCTGCGAATCTCGTACGACAGACAATTCGGAACCTCGTCCAAGACCACGGCCGCGACATGACGGTCGTGATCATCACGCATCACCGCGACAtgatggagatggcggagagaATCGTAGTGATGAATCAGGGCCGCATCGTGCAAGAAGGCACGTTCGATGAGTTGGCCGCAGTGGAAGGACCATTGACGCAGCTGTTGAGCGGCGGAGAGTGGGCTGGTGGTATTCCAGCGAGGACGATCAAGACCAAGAAGGCCAAGAGGAGGAGTACACCCATGCTGAACAATGTGCGTTGGAGCAGGCAGCCGTCATCGGCGAGCCGATTCTCATTGGCCAGACAGTCATCGTCGGGCAGGTTGGCGAGACATACCTTGACTTTGAGACGACTTGATCGCAATGAGGAGTAA
- the MgRGX1 gene encoding exo-polygalacturonase (glycosyl hydrolase family 28, seems to lack a signal peptide): MGPKSWPKRSKECIVPSKDDPTHDDAPAVIKAFQDCCHDGHIIFENKTYHIGSVMNTTGLKDVDIEVRGLLKWSTNIDYWLAHSMPIGFQNQTSAWHLGGEDIHFYGHGHGTLDGNGQVWYDFAKGVSNIHGRPHQITITNTKNSVIEGLRFVQSQMWTMTVARSEKVLLQDIYVSSTSTDPAIRSNVNTDGCDTVYTNDITFLRWTITNGDDSISMKQNSTNIYISNCTFYNGASLAMGSIGQYPGQIEIIENITATDIKMINTGYAGRIKTWVGKNKGFPPNGGGGGLGHAKNITFRNFELEGVGTAWLITQCTFYDGPENAREVHQEAEPDCTNSQFEISDLNWGDTHGTIRSERIAALQCSATKPCHNINIFNNSLTALDTKKPAETFLCEQVKDTCGFTCTEECNGRCPRS; the protein is encoded by the exons ATGGGTCCGAAGAGCTGGCCCAAGCGATCTAAAGAATGCATTGTCCCCTCAAAAGACGATCCCACGCACGACGATGCTCCCGCTGTCATCAAGGCGTTCCAGGATTGTTGCCATGATGGCCATATCATCTTCGAGAACAAGACATACCACATCGGCTCTGTCATGAACACCACGGGTCTCAAGGATGTCGATATTGAAGTCCGGGGACTCCTGAAATGGTCGACGAACATAGACTACTGGCTCGCTCATTCCATGCCGATCGGATTCCAGAATCAGACATCCGCGTG GCATCTCGGTGGTGAGGACATCCACTTCTACGGCCATGGCCATGGTACACTCGACGGCAACGGCCAAGTTTGGTACGATTTTGCCAAAGGAGTCAGCAACATCCACGGGAGGCCCCACCAGATCACCATCACGAACACCAAGAACAGCGTCATCGAGGGTTTAAGATTCGTACAGTCTCAGATGTGGACAATGACGGTCGCGCGCTCAGAGAAAGTCCTACTCCAAGACATCTACGTCTCAAGTACCAGCACGGATCCAGCTATTCGCAGTAATGTCAATACCGACGGTTGCGACACAGTTTACACCAACGACATCACCTTCCTGCGCTGGACAATCACCAACGGCGACGACAGCATCTCCATGAAGCAGAATAGTACCAACATCTACATCTCCAACTGTACCTTCTACAacggtgcttctcttgcGATGGGCAGCATCGGACAATACCCTGGACAAATTGAGATCATCGAGAACATCACCGCCACGGACATCAAGATGATCAATACCGGCTACGCAGGCCGCATCAAGACTTGGGTCGGGAAGAACAAGGGTTTCCCTCCGaacggcggcggaggtggactAGGCCATGCGAAGAACATTACCTTTCGTAATTTTGAGCTCGAGGGCGTTGGAACCGCCTGGCTCATCACGCAGTGTACATTCTACGATGGACCGGAAAACGCCAGAGAGGTACACCAAGAAGCCGAACCGGACTGTACGAACTCCCAATTTGAG ATCTCCGACCTCAACTGGGGCGACACGCACGGCACGATTCGCTCAGAACGCATCGCAGCGCTGCAATGCTCCGCTACGAAGCCCTGCCACAACATCAATATCTTCAACAACAGCTTGACGGCTTTGGATACGAAGAAGCCGGCCGAGACATTTCTCTGCGAACAAGTGAAGGATACGTGTGGGTTCACGTGCACGGAGGAGTGCAATGGAAGGTGTCCCCGTTCTTGA
- a CDS encoding actin-related protein 2/3 complex subunit ARC19 yields MSQSLRPYLSAVRSTLTAALSLSNFASQASERHNVPEIEAKTSPEVVLNPLTVSRNQEERVLVEPSVNSVRVSIRIKQADEIEHILVHKFTRFLTQRAEAFFILRRKPVPGYDISFLITNFHTEEMLKHKLVDFIIQFMEEVDKEISEMKLFLNARARFVAESFLTPVGTRL; encoded by the exons ATG TCTCAATCACTCCGTCCATACCTGTCCGCAGTCCGGTCAACACTGACTGCTGCCCTCTCGTTATCAAACTTTGCATCGCAAGCATCCGAAAGACACAATGTCCCCGAAATCGAAGCCAAGACCTCCCCCGAAGTCGTCCTGAATCCCCTCACCGTATCGCGAAACCAGGAAGAGAGAGTACTCGTGGAGCCGTCAGTAAACAGTGTGCGTGTCAGCATACGGATAAAGCAGGCAGATGAGATCGAGCACATTCTCGTGCACAAGTTCACGCGCTTCTTGACACAGCGAGCGGAGGCATTCTTCATATTGAGAAGAAAGCCGGTGCCT GGATATGACATCTCTTTCCTCATCACGAACTTCCACACCGAGGAGATGCTGAAGCACAAGCTGGTGGACTTCATCATTCAGTTCATGGAGGAGGTTGACAAGGAGATCTCGGAGATGAAGCTCTTT TTGAATGCTCGGGCTCGTTTCGTTGCGGAGAGCTTCCTAACGCCGGTAGGTACGCGCCTTTGA